GACGAATCTGATGGACTTTACGGAGAATTTGCGGTTTGGGAGTTATGGAGCTCAGCCTATGCCTTCGAGACGGGGTGGTCAGgcgtcgctgtcgtcgtcgacgacgtcggggaggggggtgggtgctACGCCGCAGAGGAGTGGGGTTGCGAATCTGCTTGATTTTGATATCCCCCCggcgccgacgccgaggagCGTTCCGACTATTACTCCTCGGGAGCTGGAGTCGCTCAAGTCGGGGTTTTTGTCGGAGATTTCGAGTTTGAAGGCGAGCCTTTCTGgcaaggaggctgaggtGCAGCATCTCAAGACTGCGGTGGGGGAtgcggagaagagggtgggggagtgcATGGAGCAGCTTCGTGAGATTCAGGATGTGCACGAGTCCCTGACTACCGAGAAAGACTCTTGGGAGCGCCGAggaagggagatggaggttgtTCTGCGGCAAGTCAAGGAAGAAATTGTCATGACCCAGCGCGAGAGAGAGGAGTTGGAATTCAAACTTCACGAATCAGAGCAGAGAAGAGAGGCAGCAGAGATGATGGCCCAGGACGCCGAGTCGAAAATGGCGGGTATGAGAGCTGGTCAGGCAGCCGGGAGCCATAACGCCCCTGGACAGGCGATCAACGCCAACAAGGAGGTCGAGTTGGCCGTCGAGCGAGTAGCCAAGGACCTCCACGCGCTTTACAAGTCCAAGCACGAGAACAAGGTTGCCGCCCTGAAAAAGAGCTACGAGACGCGCTGGGAGAAGAAAGTCCAAGGTCTGCAGGCTCAGCTGGACGAACTGACGCGAGAGAATGAGGACTTGCGTCATGGGAGGGCGAACcagatcaacaacctcaaccaccaccgcattgctgagctggaggaggagcgcgcGCAGAATGCGGCTCATATCCGTGAGCTGGAAGCCGAGAGCCAGAAGTTGGAGGCTATCCTGAGGACTGTCCAGGCTGACAATGCCGAGCTGAGACTgcttttggagagggagcgggTCGAAAAGGGGGAGCTGGTGcagctggcggaggagatgatgaataTGCAGGCcacccttgctgctgctgcgcctgcgccggcgccggagccggagccggagcccGCGcatgctcctgctcctgttAGGACGATCAAGTCCCCTTCTCCTGAGCCAGCGCCAGTTGTTGCGCCTACGCCGAGCAAGACGCCGAATCGGAGGCAGAGCATGCTTGGTGGACCTGCAAAGACGCCTGGTACCGGGCTGGGAGTGAGATCGAGCATGCCGCCGCCCAGTAGGtctgctgggttgggggtcaCGGATGAGAATCATGCTCCTCCCACGGGGAATAATTTCCGGATGAGCGTCGGGCCAGGCGGGTTCAGAGCTTCCGGATTAAGGGCTCCGGGAGGAGGCCCGCAAAAGATGGGACTGGCGAGGAGCGGGAGTGTAGCTGGGCCGCATGAGAGGACCAAgagctcgagcagcggcACTGGAGGACTACCCCGCCCCGGATCGGGGCaagggagggggttgatggggagtaTTGAGAAGATGGGCGGCGGTGGGTACAGCAGCGGTTACGGGAGGAGAAATGACTGAGGGATGGGTTatgagatgatgatgccttGTACGGATTTTGAcgatttttttctttttcttttacaGCTTTGattcttttttgttgttgtttgttgcaAAAGACTTTGGCGTGTGGGGCgggaagagagaggggggagttgcTGCATGTTTGTTGGTTGACTGTCATTCTCGATTTGTTTTCTACAAGGCCATACTGGCGGTGTGGGCAATGGGTTCTTGAGGTATTTTTCGAAGGAGGAAAAAAGTTATAGTCAGTcatggagggaggggtaaaGGCGGCGTACGTAGTAGGGAAAGATATTTCAGATACCCCCCCTTTGCATATAGGCCATTAGCTATTTCatggtttcttttcttttctttccctcccccaaggCTTGTGCTGTTGTTCTTTTGTGCTTCTTGGGATGGTTGGTGCTTGTCCGGTTTCTGGCTATGATAGACATGTTCGCGGCGGATTGATTTGGGGCTTGTATCCAGTATCATAAAGGCATCTCCCCTTGTTAAGATCGTAAATTTATTGTGTAATTATTCATCTAGTTTCAGCCACTGTGAATATATCTCATGTCGATCTGGTCTTGGACGAACAAGTATGAAACCTCTCAAAAGGTTGTAATCTATTAACAATTATTCATCAAAAAGTTTCAGCTAGGTCTCCTAAGCTAGGTATCAGGTAGGTATCAGGGCCTCGTCTACAAAGTCGTGCGGTCGTTTGATAGTCATAAGTAATATACACgcgcccccgcccccccaaccctttcccctttttctAACTCCAATTCTTTGTCTCCTCACTGCTTATCCTCCTTGTCAcacatctcctccaacctaATATCCCCATCCATCTGCCCCAACTCCTCATTACTCCGCTGCCCGTTATGCACCACCTTTACATTATTCCCCAGCgcctcatccatctccctcctccacttctcacccctcctcttcaacaagaaaATCGCCCCATTCCCCGTGATCCACGCAAATAACCCAACCATCAGACACAACCACCGATTCCCCATGGCGTCAATCAACGGCTGTGCAAGAATCGCTCCCACGCAAGAGACAAAGTTTCTCACAAAGTTATTGACCGCTACCCCAGACGAACTTCTTTGGGGCATGAACTCTGTCAGCATTGTCGTTACCGCACCAAAGACTAGCATACTCCCTACTCCAAAGAGAAAGGTGGCGATGGCTGGGGCGGCAATGTATTTGAGCCCCTGACTAGCAGTGAAACCGTACACGATGAGAGAAAGCGGGTATAGAGAAGCAGCAAGCCACATGTTCTCTCCCATACGGTCCTCAGGGAGGTATATCaatttgggggggttgacgcTGTCGTCGAAGCGGCCGGCGCGAAGTGCTTCGCGCTTCATTATGTGGTCGAGCCAGCGGCCGCCAacggtggaggcggtgatgtACCCCAAGGAAGGAGCGAGATACATGCAGCCGATGATGGTGCTTGTAAAATTGTAGGGTGGAGTGGAATAAGTTGATTGaatggagatgttgaggacGAAGAGAGAGCCAAAGGCCACGCTGGCCGAATAGACTGATATCAGCACCGGTGGATAGCGAAGGTAAGCAAGGACGGTGAGGGGGTCCCAAAGGAAGCGCTTGATGGTTGAAGCGGCGGATTTGATCGATTTGGCTGTCGTGGTGACACGGGTCAGAGGGTTGGCGGTTGGATCGGGGGAGCTGATGGGGGCTGTAGCCGGCTTCTTGTTGGCAAGTGTTTCTGGCAGACAGAAGAAAATCATGAGGAGCATGACGCCACCGTAAATAGTCAGGAACCACATCGTCGAACGCCAACCAAAGGCTCCAGATAAGCTACCGCCAGTAAGGGGGCTAATCAGCGGGCCGATGAGAGGGCCGAGATAAAAGAGGCCCATAGCTCTCCCACGCTCGGCCGGTTCCCAGATATCGGCAATGGTGCCGGCGCCGACGGCCTGAACAGAAGCTGACGCACCGCCTCCCAAGATTCTCATGACGATCAACATTGAAATATTGACGCTGATGGCGCTGAGTGCCGAGAAGACGACAAACATGGTGAAGGAAATGATGTAAATTGTCCGGCGGCCGAGGGTTTCAGAGAACGACGACCACCAGAGAGGAAAGATGGACATGGCAAGCATGTACATGGCCACCGTCAAATTAGTAattgtggtggttgcgtTCAACTCTTTTGCCAGGTCAGGGAGGGCAGCTACACGTTGTCAGTCAGCCTCCACAGTGTagagggaagaggaagaaacaAGACTCACGCAGAAATATACCAGAACCCATAGGGGCGCCAGCGGCAGCTAGAGCAACGACAGCTGTGATGGTCCATTTGGTGCCTCTCTTGTATTCTAGTGGTGTCTCGACTTCGGGAATTATGGTGAATCTTCCAAACAGGCCACGCCGTTGGGATCTTGGAACGATAGGATTGTTTGGTCGAACAAAGGAAGAGCTCCGCCGCGATCTCGTCTGGGTGGGTTGAGTAGGAGAGAGTACATTCTCACGGTGTGATAGGCCTATCCCACCCTGGCCGGGTACATCATCCACGATGACGGCTTCTTCATCGGTGCTTATCGACGTTCCTGTGTGGCTGCCGACCTCGAACTCTTCTTGGCCCGGGGACGATGGTCGGTCCGGCTTGGCAACGGATCCGGACCGACCATTCTCGTCAGAAGAGCCAACGGCCATGACCTGTTAGACTTCAATAAGATGCGTGCTGAAAAGGAGCGGCGGGCCTGTCGTTGGCAGCCCCATATGATAGGGGCAGGTTCGATCGATGACGAAATaggaaaggaaaagattCCTAACATCTAGTATAAATAGGGGACGATATGAAATATTATTTTAGGGGAGGTAGAGCTTGGCCGGGAATAAGCAGGCCGAGTGGGTGCTTCGACATCCTCGGCATCGCTTCTTCTGGGGCCGTTCCCAGTCCCGGAGCACGGTCAAACAAGCCGGTCTCTTTTAgcgttgaggaaggagctgGCTGCCCCATGGGGAATCATCCATGGGAGTGCGGGTACGGGGTATGAGCCTGTAGCCGAGCGGATGGGAACCTATTACCAAGCAGTTCCTTCCACTGATATTGAATCAACAAGCTTCCGATACCCGTTGAGTTTTTGATTCGGACGAACATCTCGAAGCACCAAAAGAAGCCGCCTTTGACCAACGGCTCGGAAGCGAAAGCGGCGAAATCACCCTTCTAGACGGCAAATTCGGCAACTCGCGACAAACTGCTCCTATTTCCAGCACACCATGACAAACCGATTCCAACCGCCTCGTTTTGCGCACGCCTTGTGCTCACTGCCGTGGCATCATCGATAAATGAAAAGTCGGGAAACATAGGTATGAGCGGGAAAGATGCAGCATTGCTGATGACTGCATTGGAGAAAATGGCGGCAAATCCATTGCTTCGGCCGGAAGAGGATAtaagatgaggaggaaggatCAATGTTAAGGAGAGCAGCAGTCCTAACAGGCAGAATCATGGAGACACTGGGCTATCAGCCGTGATACTACCGTCCTGCCGGGCACCTCAATGGGTTGTCGTTGAAAGATGCAGGGACGTCCAGCCCTAAAGACTTTGACAGCACCCCGCAACCCCACATTGACTCACCCTCGCCCTGCCGCGTTGGAGGGGCACAACATGTGCCCCTCTGTGTCCTCCGACCTACGGCCTGGCACCCGGTGACGACACTTGAAAAAGAATCCACTGTGATTTTTATATCAGCAGTAATAAACCTTCCAAGTCAAAATGTCTCTTACCAgcgcctcccccctcgaaGCCGCTCAGTCGGCCAAGTCAGCTTCCCATATCCTTGCCACACTCTCAGCCGATGCGCGCAACAATGCTCTCACAGCTATTCACTCGGGACTCACAGCTGCTCGCGATGACATTCTTGCCGCCAACGCCAGGGATCTCGAGCTTGCGCGCAAGGCTGCTGCCGACGGGCAGTTGAGCCAAAGTCTCGTCTCACGTCTAGACCTGACTAAGCCCGGCAAGTGGGAGGATATGCTCAAGGGCATCCTCGACGTCCGTGGCCTCGAGGACCCTGTTGGCCGTGTTACTCTGCGCACCCAACTCGATGAAGGTCTCAGCCTCGAACGGGTGACCTGTCCCATTGGTgttctcctcatcatcttcgaggCTCGTCCTGAGGTCATCGCTAACATTGCCGCCCTCGCTATCAAGTCTGGCAATGCGGCCATCCTCAAAGGTGGCAAGGAATCTACCGAGTCTTTTGTCGCTATCTCACGCGTCATCTCCTCTGCTCTCGAAAAGACCCAGGTTCCCAACGGAGCCGTCCAGCTCGTCACCACCCGCGATGTTATCCCCCAATTGTTGGCTCTCGACAAGTACGTTGACCTGGTCATCCCTCGTGGTGGCAATGAGTTGGTGAGGTACATCAaggacaacaccaagatcCCCGTCCTGGGCCATGCCGACGGTCTCTGCTCCATCTACCTCGACTCCTCTGCCGACAAGGCCCTTGCGGAAAAGGTTATCGTCGACTCCAAGACCAACTATGTTGCCGCCTGCAACGCGCTCGAGACTCTTCTTGTCCAAGAGTCGGCgctttctctccttcccgATGTTGCCACTGCCCTCGCAGCCAAGGATGTTGAGCTTCGTTGCGATGCTGCCTCCAAGGCCGCTCTCGCCAACACCCCTGGCCTCAAGATTGTTGACGCCACTGAGGAGGACTTCAACACCGAGTTCTTGTCTCTGACTCTCGCCATCAAGGTCGTTTCTGGCTTGAGCGAAGCTATCAATCACATCAACTCCCACGGTTCCCACCACACAGATGTTATCCTCACTTCTAACAAGGAGGATGCTGAGACTTTTATGAACGCTATCGACTCGGCCGGTGTGTACCACAATGCCTCAACCAGATTTGCTGACGGAATGAGATATGGTTTCGGCACTGAGGTGGGTATCAGCACAAACAAGATTCATTCAAGAGGACcggtggggttggagggtttAATGATTTACAAATACAAGAttcgtggtggtggccaagGTGCGGGTGACTATGGGGAGGGTAAGAGACAGTACCTTCACCAGAAGTTACCTTTGGAGTAGATCTATCTCAGAGGGCTTGACACAAAATCGGTGCATATCGGAAGACAAAATGGGCATCATGAATGACGACGAAAAGTATACAGCTCAACTTCGAAGGTTATAGCAATTGCACTGGTTTGAAAAGCTTAGTGAGACAAAAGCAAAGTCTTGCCAAAATTCCTATTTACATGTTCAAGTTCCGTGGGCGAGTGCGATGCGCAAGACAGTCTCCTCTATCAATGGCGACGCTTTACGTATGTTCTTCTGCTGACTAAGCAACCCCCTGGAAGCCCCTTTTACCACGGTTCGGGGGTCTGGTGTGAATGAAGTGGCGAAGATCTTGCTGCAATACCCTTTCGCGAACCAACTTCTTCTGATTTTCCCAGCGGAGCTGTATATGCAGTCTAGATTTCCTCTGGAAATAAAGGACCTAAGTTACGTGGGAGATGTTTTTGGTGAGATACTCAAACGTCAACAAGCAAGTACCTAGGTACACAATCACAGTTTGAAAGGATC
The sequence above is a segment of the Podospora pseudocomata strain CBS 415.72m chromosome 2 map unlocalized CBS415.72m_2, whole genome shotgun sequence genome. Coding sequences within it:
- a CDS encoding uncharacterized protein (EggNog:ENOG503NW9K; COG:S): MAAPLSPTPSAALNFSTPSGSLHHGGPYEARPYLMRDSSTSQPDRYSTENGTVIVEEQQSSRNNHHHHHRSRDGSPTPRGPSPPKVRPGSTSRIMSGNELSPLKILQSHQHAQVQAAHQQQSSASSSQPTSADSTSSGQQPEDLTSPPPPRNSSMPPPPALQSPRKAPIKRFPIRVNQPGQLSSSNESSRRPSNERRGSDEQQQRLGSSMGSSSHRPENMLENEGVKHAIEIFEDDINSDDHNDDEVDMDDSNDRHRRRDVDGDERMGMQDETTMDDDDIGANDTMTSTFSTFSAVPKATVMGMRSDSPTKFSMSTSSGPTPRGVRANNGTGVPDRSGAQQLYDGGGSTNLMDFTENLRFGSYGAQPMPSRRGGQASLSSSTTSGRGVGATPQRSGVANLLDFDIPPAPTPRSVPTITPRELESLKSGFLSEISSLKASLSGKEAEVQHLKTAVGDAEKRVGECMEQLREIQDVHESLTTEKDSWERRGREMEVVLRQVKEEIVMTQREREELEFKLHESEQRREAAEMMAQDAESKMAGMRAGQAAGSHNAPGQAINANKEVELAVERVAKDLHALYKSKHENKVAALKKSYETRWEKKVQGLQAQLDELTRENEDLRHGRANQINNLNHHRIAELEEERAQNAAHIRELEAESQKLEAILRTVQADNAELRLLLERERVEKGELVQLAEEMMNMQATLAAAAPAPAPEPEPEPAHAPAPVRTIKSPSPEPAPVVAPTPSKTPNRRQSMLGGPAKTPGTGLGVRSSMPPPSRSAGLGVTDENHAPPTGNNFRMSVGPGGFRASGLRAPGGGPQKMGLARSGSVAGPHERTKSSSSGTGGLPRPGSGQGRGLMGSIEKMGGGGYSSGYGRRND
- a CDS encoding uncharacterized protein (EggNog:ENOG503NUZT; COG:S), encoding MAVGSSDENGRSGSVAKPDRPSSPGQEEFEVGSHTGTSISTDEEAVIVDDVPGQGGIGLSHRENVLSPTQPTQTRSRRSSSFVRPNNPIVPRSQRRGLFGRFTIIPEVETPLEYKRGTKWTITAVVALAAAGAPMGSGIFLPALPDLAKELNATTTITNLTVAMYMLAMSIFPLWWSSFSETLGRRTIYIISFTMFVVFSALSAISVNISMLIVMRILGGGASASVQAVGAGTIADIWEPAERGRAMGLFYLGPLIGPLISPLTGGSLSGAFGWRSTMWFLTIYGGVMLLMIFFCLPETLANKKPATAPISSPDPTANPLTRVTTTAKSIKSAASTIKRFLWDPLTVLAYLRYPPVLISVYSASVAFGSLFVLNISIQSTYSTPPYNFTSTIIGCMYLAPSLGYITASTVGGRWLDHIMKREALRAGRFDDSVNPPKLIYLPEDRMGENMWLAASLYPLSLIVYGFTASQGLKYIAAPAIATFLFGVGSMLVFGAVTTMLTEFMPQRSSSGVAVNNFVRNFVSCVGAILAQPLIDAMGNRWLCLMVGLFAWITGNGAIFLLKRRGEKWRREMDEALGNNVKVVHNGQRSNEELGQMDGDIRLEEMCDKEDKQ
- the PRO2 gene encoding glutamate-5-semialdehyde dehydrogenase (EggNog:ENOG503NU0M; COG:E; BUSCO:EOG0926388H) is translated as MSLTSASPLEAAQSAKSASHILATLSADARNNALTAIHSGLTAARDDILAANARDLELARKAAADGQLSQSLVSRLDLTKPGKWEDMLKGILDVRGLEDPVGRVTLRTQLDEGLSLERVTCPIGVLLIIFEARPEVIANIAALAIKSGNAAILKGGKESTESFVAISRVISSALEKTQVPNGAVQLVTTRDVIPQLLALDKYVDLVIPRGGNELVRYIKDNTKIPVLGHADGLCSIYLDSSADKALAEKVIVDSKTNYVAACNALETLLVQESALSLLPDVATALAAKDVELRCDAASKAALANTPGLKIVDATEEDFNTEFLSLTLAIKVVSGLSEAINHINSHGSHHTDVILTSNKEDAETFMNAIDSAGVYHNASTRFADGMRYGFGTEVGISTNKIHSRGPVGLEGLMIYKYKIRGGGQGAGDYGEGKRQYLHQKLPLE